One region of Chlamydiota bacterium genomic DNA includes:
- the hisA gene encoding 1-(5-phosphoribosyl)-5-[(5-phosphoribosylamino)methylideneamino]imidazole-4-carboxamide isomerase translates to MIVIPAIDIRNGRCVRLFQGREDRETVYGDDPAAMALRWKAEGARVVHVVDLDGAFAGEPRNLRAVREIVEKAALPVEFGGGLRSIDSVRKVFRLGVARAILGTAAIRDRGLLRAAAAEFPGKIFVGLDARNGVVTVEGWKTDSGVRALDLLAEVEKDGAAGAIYTDVATDGALSGPDFAAVERIYAAARVPVIASGGVGTAEHVRRLAAIGRGGLYGAIVGTALYDGVLTLADAIAAASEGGRGARGGA, encoded by the coding sequence ATGATCGTCATCCCCGCGATCGACATCCGAAACGGCAGGTGCGTGCGCCTCTTCCAGGGGCGCGAGGACCGGGAGACGGTGTACGGAGACGACCCGGCGGCGATGGCGTTGCGCTGGAAGGCGGAAGGGGCGCGCGTGGTGCACGTGGTCGACCTGGACGGGGCGTTTGCGGGGGAGCCGCGGAATCTTCGCGCGGTGCGGGAGATCGTCGAGAAAGCCGCCCTGCCGGTGGAGTTCGGCGGGGGGCTGCGCTCGATCGACTCCGTCCGGAAGGTGTTCAGGCTGGGGGTCGCCCGCGCCATCCTCGGCACCGCGGCGATCCGCGATCGGGGCCTCCTCCGGGCCGCCGCCGCCGAGTTTCCGGGCAAGATCTTCGTGGGGCTCGACGCGAGGAACGGCGTCGTGACGGTGGAGGGGTGGAAGACCGATTCGGGCGTGCGGGCGCTGGACCTGCTCGCGGAGGTGGAGAAGGACGGGGCGGCCGGGGCGATCTACACCGACGTCGCCACGGACGGCGCCTTGTCCGGGCCCGATTTCGCGGCCGTTGAGAGGATATACGCCGCGGCCCGCGTCCCCGTGATCGCCTCGGGAGGCGTGGGAACCGCCGAGCACGTGCGGCGCCTCGCCGCGATCGGCCGCGGGGGGCTGTACGGCGCGATCGTCGGCACGGCGCTGTACGACGGCGTCCTGACGCTCGCCGACGCGATCGCCGCGGCATCGGAGGGCGGACGGGGCGCGAGAGGCGGCGCCTGA
- the hisF gene encoding imidazole glycerol phosphate synthase subunit HisF produces the protein MLARRIIPCLDVKEGRVVKGVRFVKLRDAGDPAEAAQAYDEAGADEIVFLDITASHEGRPTIVDAVRRAADRVFMPLTVGGGVRTLEDIRLLLRAGADKVSLNTAAVADPSFIDRAARAFGSQCIVLAVDARRAEGGWEVYTHGGRTPAGKDAVRWAVEGAARGAGEILLTGMDADGTEDGYDLALTRSVSGAVGVPVIASGGAGTLEHLREALTEGRADAALAASIFHFGTYTVGEAKRYLKQRGVEVRV, from the coding sequence ATGCTCGCGCGCAGGATCATCCCCTGCCTGGACGTGAAGGAGGGGCGGGTGGTGAAGGGGGTGCGGTTCGTGAAGCTCCGCGACGCGGGCGATCCGGCGGAGGCCGCGCAGGCGTACGACGAGGCCGGGGCGGACGAGATCGTCTTCCTCGACATCACCGCCTCGCACGAGGGGAGGCCGACGATCGTGGACGCGGTGCGCCGCGCCGCGGACCGGGTCTTCATGCCGCTCACCGTCGGGGGCGGCGTGCGGACGCTGGAGGATATCCGCCTCCTCCTCCGCGCCGGGGCCGACAAGGTGTCGCTCAACACCGCGGCGGTCGCCGACCCGTCGTTCATCGACCGGGCCGCGCGGGCGTTCGGGTCGCAGTGCATCGTGCTCGCCGTCGACGCGCGGCGCGCGGAGGGCGGCTGGGAGGTGTACACGCACGGCGGGAGGACCCCGGCGGGGAAGGACGCGGTCCGGTGGGCGGTCGAGGGGGCGGCGCGGGGCGCGGGCGAGATCCTCCTGACCGGCATGGACGCCGACGGCACCGAGGACGGGTACGACCTCGCCCTGACGAGGAGCGTCTCGGGGGCGGTGGGCGTGCCGGTGATCGCCTCGGGCGGCGCGGGGACGCTCGAGCACCTCCGCGAGGCGCTCACGGAGGGGCGGGCGGACGCCGCGCTCGCGGCCTCGATATTCCATTTCGGGACGTACACGGTCGGGGAGGCGAAACGGTACCTGAAACAGCGGGGGGTGGAGGTGAGGGTATGA
- the hisI gene encoding phosphoribosyl-AMP cyclohydrolase yields MRMPQGLKFDEKGLVTAVMQDAGTGEVLMVAFMNAEALAKTLETGLAHFWSRSRGKLWLKGESSGHVQKVKEVRVDCDADAVLLKIEQKGGACHAGYRSCFYRRLKEDGGYETAGEKVFDPGTVYK; encoded by the coding sequence ATGAGGATGCCGCAGGGGCTCAAGTTCGACGAGAAGGGGCTGGTGACCGCGGTGATGCAGGACGCCGGCACCGGCGAGGTGCTGATGGTCGCCTTCATGAACGCGGAGGCGCTCGCCAAAACGCTCGAAACGGGTCTGGCGCATTTCTGGAGCCGCTCGCGCGGGAAGCTCTGGCTCAAGGGGGAATCCTCCGGCCACGTGCAGAAGGTGAAGGAGGTGCGCGTGGACTGCGACGCGGATGCCGTGCTCCTGAAGATCGAGCAGAAGGGGGGGGCATGCCACGCCGGCTACCGCTCCTGCTTCTACCGGAGGCTGAAGGAGGACGGGGGGTACGAGACGGCGGGGGAGAAGGTCTTCGACCCCGGCACGGTGTACAAGTGA
- the trpE gene encoding anthranilate synthase component I: MFTPDLKEFVKKSREGNLIPVYKEIMADMETPLSAFLKLERGRYAFLLESVEGGERIGRYSFLGCNPGKVFTAKGRTVTVEDEAGRRSFESATDPLDDLAALLGAYRPVAVPGLPRFSGGAVGYAAYDAVRYFEKLPDTNPDDLGLPDLLFMFTDTILIFDHVRHTIKIVSNARVDSDPARAYDTAVRTIRRIEERMRNPLPARPIEIAPVQGEASFRSNVTREEYEAIVARAQEYIRAGDVIQVVPSQRLETEVHAPPFNVYRALRSINPSPYMYYLQLGDVCVVGSSPEVHVRCEDGLVEVRPIAGTRPRGRDEGEDLALERELLADPKERAEHIMLVDLGRNDIGRVCRYGTVKPQELMVVERYSHVMHIVSDIRGRLREGATAFDVLRASFPAGTVSGAPKIRAMEIIDELENRRRGPYAGAVGYFSFTGNLDCCITIRTILIKGTRAFVQAGGGVVADSVPAREYEETLNKARAMLRAIAMAEGLR, translated from the coding sequence ATGTTCACGCCTGACCTGAAGGAGTTCGTCAAGAAATCGCGCGAGGGGAACCTCATACCGGTCTACAAGGAGATCATGGCCGATATGGAGACGCCGCTCTCCGCCTTCCTGAAGCTCGAGCGGGGGAGGTACGCGTTCCTGCTCGAGAGCGTGGAGGGGGGGGAGCGGATCGGCCGCTACTCGTTCCTCGGGTGCAACCCGGGGAAGGTGTTCACGGCGAAGGGGAGGACGGTCACCGTGGAGGACGAGGCGGGACGGCGCTCCTTCGAGAGCGCGACCGACCCGCTCGACGATCTCGCCGCGCTGCTCGGGGCGTACCGGCCCGTCGCCGTCCCCGGCCTCCCCCGCTTCAGCGGCGGGGCGGTGGGGTACGCCGCGTACGACGCCGTGCGCTACTTCGAGAAGCTCCCCGACACGAACCCGGACGACCTCGGTTTGCCGGACCTGCTCTTCATGTTCACCGACACGATCCTGATCTTCGACCATGTGCGGCACACGATCAAGATCGTCTCCAACGCCCGCGTGGACTCCGACCCGGCGCGGGCGTACGACACCGCGGTGCGCACGATCCGGCGCATCGAGGAGCGCATGCGCAATCCGCTCCCCGCGAGGCCGATCGAGATCGCCCCCGTACAAGGCGAGGCGTCGTTCCGCTCCAACGTCACGCGGGAGGAGTACGAGGCGATCGTCGCCCGGGCGCAGGAGTACATCAGGGCCGGCGACGTGATACAGGTCGTCCCCTCCCAGCGCCTCGAGACCGAGGTGCACGCCCCCCCGTTCAACGTCTATCGCGCCCTCCGCTCGATCAACCCGTCGCCGTACATGTACTACCTCCAGCTCGGGGACGTCTGCGTGGTCGGCTCCTCCCCCGAGGTGCACGTGCGCTGCGAGGACGGGCTCGTGGAGGTCCGCCCGATCGCGGGGACCCGGCCGCGCGGGAGGGACGAGGGGGAGGACCTCGCGCTCGAACGGGAGCTTCTCGCCGATCCGAAGGAGCGCGCCGAGCATATCATGCTCGTGGACCTCGGGCGCAACGACATCGGGCGGGTGTGCCGCTACGGGACGGTGAAGCCGCAGGAGCTGATGGTCGTCGAGCGGTACTCGCACGTGATGCACATCGTCTCCGACATCCGGGGGCGCCTCCGCGAGGGCGCGACCGCATTCGACGTCCTGCGCGCCTCGTTCCCCGCGGGGACCGTCTCGGGGGCCCCGAAGATACGGGCCATGGAGATCATCGACGAGCTCGAGAACCGGCGGCGCGGGCCGTACGCGGGGGCGGTGGGGTACTTCAGCTTCACCGGGAACCTCGACTGCTGCATCACCATCCGTACGATCCTGATCAAGGGGACGCGGGCGTTCGTGCAGGCGGGCGGGGGCGTCGTCGCGGACTCGGTGCCCGCGCGGGAGTACGAGGAGACGCTGAACAAGGCCCGCGCGATGCTGCGCGCGATCGCCATGGCGGAGGGATTGCGGTGA
- a CDS encoding aminodeoxychorismate/anthranilate synthase component II, with the protein MLLMIDNYDSFVYNLVQYFGELGEEPRVYRNDRISVAEAEALKPDRIVISPGPCTPREAGVSKEIVAAFAGRVPLLGVCLGHQCIAEAFGGEVVRAERLMHGKTSMIRHDGKGLFEGLPNPFEATRYHSLIVRRATLPGCLEVTAETAEGEIMGLRHRLHAVWGVQFHPESILTAEGMRLLANFLRAR; encoded by the coding sequence ATGCTCCTGATGATCGACAACTACGATTCGTTCGTCTACAACCTCGTCCAGTATTTCGGCGAACTGGGGGAGGAGCCGCGGGTCTATCGGAACGACCGGATCAGCGTCGCGGAGGCCGAGGCGCTGAAGCCGGACCGGATCGTGATCTCGCCCGGCCCCTGCACGCCCCGCGAGGCGGGGGTCTCGAAGGAGATCGTCGCGGCGTTCGCGGGCAGGGTCCCCCTCCTCGGCGTCTGCCTCGGCCACCAGTGCATCGCGGAGGCGTTCGGCGGCGAGGTCGTGCGGGCGGAGCGGCTGATGCACGGCAAGACCTCGATGATCCGGCACGACGGAAAGGGGCTCTTCGAGGGGCTCCCCAACCCGTTCGAGGCGACGCGCTACCACTCGCTCATCGTCAGGCGCGCTACGCTTCCCGGCTGCCTCGAGGTCACCGCGGAGACCGCCGAGGGGGAGATCATGGGGCTCAGGCACCGCCTGCACGCGGTCTGGGGCGTCCAGTTCCACCCCGAATCCATTCTCACCGCGGAGGGGATGCGCCTGCTCGCGAACTTCCTCCGCGCGAGGTAG
- a CDS encoding class I SAM-dependent methyltransferase, whose protein sequence is MHGGRIGWRRRDSGERSFAATARPAVVNAARARYLFARPFCAGGDLLDIGCGPGDGLALVSGAARRAVGLDYSADTLVACAPALEAAGIRPVAGDALALPFLDHSFDAVTAFEVIEHLPDPARFLSETFRVLAPGGVAVISTPNRPVYSPRGTWLDYHLREYDAGELRALLEPFFPEISLFGQEHRTRDAQLDCSPLNRYLYPLKRRLDPRGVLLNRLRAAYVYLRWGERPGDCTPGDFPVLEGGVDRRPILVAVCVAERNDRPREGGGDARR, encoded by the coding sequence ATGCACGGCGGGAGGATCGGATGGCGGCGGCGCGACTCCGGCGAGCGTTCGTTCGCCGCGACGGCGCGCCCCGCGGTCGTCAACGCGGCCCGCGCGCGGTACCTGTTCGCGCGCCCCTTCTGCGCGGGCGGGGACCTGCTTGACATCGGCTGCGGGCCGGGGGACGGCCTCGCCCTCGTCTCCGGCGCGGCGCGGCGCGCCGTGGGCCTGGACTACTCCGCCGATACGCTCGTCGCCTGCGCGCCGGCCCTCGAGGCGGCGGGGATCCGCCCCGTCGCGGGCGACGCGCTCGCCCTCCCGTTCCTCGACCACAGCTTCGACGCGGTCACCGCCTTCGAGGTGATCGAGCACCTCCCGGACCCGGCCCGTTTCCTCTCGGAGACGTTCCGGGTCCTCGCCCCCGGGGGCGTCGCCGTCATCTCGACGCCGAACAGGCCCGTCTACAGCCCGCGGGGGACCTGGCTCGACTACCATCTGCGGGAGTACGACGCCGGGGAGCTGCGGGCGCTCCTGGAACCGTTCTTCCCCGAGATCTCGCTCTTCGGCCAGGAGCACCGAACCCGCGACGCGCAACTCGACTGCTCTCCCCTCAACAGATACCTCTACCCGCTCAAGCGTCGCCTCGACCCGCGCGGGGTGCTCCTGAACCGCCTCCGGGCGGCCTACGTCTATCTCCGGTGGGGGGAGAGGCCGGGGGACTGCACGCCGGGCGATTTCCCGGTCCTGGAAGGCGGCGTCGACCGCCGGCCGATCCTCGTCGCGGTGTGCGTCGCGGAACGAAACGACCGGCCGCGGGAAGGGGGCGGCGATGCGCGCCGTTAG
- a CDS encoding DUF2851 family protein: MRAVSAERRARAAGEAADRAASPPEKYLRCLWYDGRRFLKRGIRTRDGARIEIVSPGAWNTGRGPDFLGGVFRLDGRATVCGDVEVHRRRRDWAAHAHRRDPAFGGVRLHVFLLDDGRRDCCRNHLGDPVTELCLRGQTRRPAEEAARLIDPRDYPYRAGGARGRCGAVAGAGGGERLAVLLRLAGKERLRVKIARARRLARRHGREQALYLLILETLGYSAHKGAFRRLSRLLPWRTLRRIAAHAGPRDAHAAVETALLGAAGLIPPSAAPAWDRETQRAWRAAKRGWRLIETSRGVGGMDPAVWRGGAQRPASAPPRRLAAAGVLFARCAKKGLVRTLLPRGRGAVPGALERRLARLLDGAPRSYWDLRCAWGGRRLRRPCAPIGPEHRVKIVANVLLPFLHLEGQRAAARAVFESLPAVEPDSCVKAMMARLVGGGTPFPRRWGFAAQQGLLCLHRRLCVKDRSGCRRCRLPGLLRGGAGEARRMTGLT, translated from the coding sequence ATGCGCGCCGTTAGCGCGGAAAGGCGGGCGCGGGCGGCGGGGGAGGCGGCGGATCGCGCCGCGTCCCCTCCCGAGAAGTACCTTCGCTGCCTCTGGTACGACGGGCGCCGCTTCCTCAAGCGCGGCATCCGCACGCGGGACGGCGCGAGGATCGAGATCGTCTCGCCGGGGGCCTGGAACACGGGGCGCGGGCCGGATTTCCTCGGCGGGGTCTTCAGACTGGACGGCCGTGCGACGGTCTGCGGAGACGTCGAGGTGCACCGGCGCAGGCGCGACTGGGCCGCGCACGCCCACCGGCGCGATCCCGCCTTCGGCGGGGTGCGTCTCCACGTCTTTCTCCTCGACGACGGGCGGCGCGACTGCTGCCGGAACCACCTGGGCGACCCGGTGACGGAGCTGTGCCTTCGGGGCCAGACACGCCGTCCCGCCGAGGAGGCCGCGCGCCTGATCGATCCGCGCGACTACCCGTACCGGGCCGGAGGGGCGCGGGGGAGGTGCGGGGCGGTCGCGGGCGCCGGGGGAGGGGAGCGGCTGGCCGTCTTACTCCGCCTCGCCGGGAAGGAGCGTCTGCGCGTGAAGATCGCCCGCGCGCGGCGCCTCGCGCGGCGGCACGGGCGCGAACAGGCGCTCTACCTGCTCATCCTCGAAACGCTCGGCTACTCCGCGCACAAGGGTGCGTTCAGGCGCCTCTCGCGGCTCCTCCCCTGGAGGACCCTGCGCCGCATCGCCGCACACGCGGGGCCGCGCGACGCACACGCGGCGGTCGAGACGGCGCTCCTGGGCGCCGCGGGCCTCATCCCCCCCTCCGCCGCGCCGGCATGGGACCGCGAGACGCAACGCGCCTGGCGGGCGGCGAAACGCGGATGGCGCCTGATCGAAACCTCCCGCGGCGTCGGGGGGATGGACCCGGCGGTGTGGCGCGGCGGCGCCCAGCGTCCCGCGAGCGCGCCCCCGCGCCGGCTCGCGGCCGCGGGCGTCCTCTTCGCCCGGTGCGCGAAGAAGGGCCTCGTCCGCACCCTCCTGCCGCGGGGACGCGGAGCCGTTCCCGGCGCCCTGGAGCGGCGGCTGGCGCGGCTTCTCGACGGCGCCCCCCGTTCCTACTGGGACCTGCGTTGCGCCTGGGGCGGCAGACGGCTTCGCCGGCCGTGCGCCCCCATCGGGCCGGAGCACCGCGTGAAGATCGTCGCCAACGTGCTGCTCCCGTTTCTGCATCTCGAAGGCCAGCGCGCGGCCGCCCGGGCCGTCTTCGAATCCCTCCCCGCGGTCGAGCCGGACTCGTGCGTGAAGGCGATGATGGCGCGTCTCGTCGGAGGCGGAACGCCGTTCCCGCGCCGGTGGGGCTTCGCCGCCCAGCAGGGGCTGCTGTGCCTGCACCGGCGTCTCTGCGTAAAGGACAGGTCCGGCTGCCGCCGCTGCCGCCTGCCGGGCCTGCTGAGGGGTGGCGCAGGCGAAGCGCGCCGCATGACGGGGCTCACTTGA
- a CDS encoding class I SAM-dependent methyltransferase — protein MSSGAGRRDRWDRRYAAGHPSWETGRPSTELATLLRSGKVPVGSALELGCGRGANACYLAAQGFAVTAADISATAVEAARRAAAGRGLTVDFRIADLAADPDLGGTYDFLFDRGAYHAVRLADAHAFLRLLAKVSRTGTRYLCLCGNSRERCVSGPPVVTEEELTAELGSLFEIVDLHEFRFDESPGREGRPLGWSVFMRRRGG, from the coding sequence TTGAGCTCGGGCGCCGGACGGCGAGATCGGTGGGACCGGCGGTACGCGGCAGGGCATCCGTCCTGGGAGACGGGGAGGCCGTCCACGGAGCTGGCCACACTGCTCCGGTCCGGGAAGGTCCCCGTCGGAAGCGCCCTCGAGCTGGGCTGCGGGCGGGGCGCGAACGCCTGCTACCTCGCGGCGCAGGGGTTTGCGGTGACCGCGGCGGATATCTCCGCAACCGCCGTCGAGGCGGCGCGGCGCGCGGCGGCCGGGCGAGGGCTGACCGTGGATTTCCGCATCGCGGATTTGGCGGCCGATCCCGACCTCGGCGGGACGTACGACTTTCTCTTCGACCGGGGAGCGTACCACGCCGTCCGGCTGGCGGATGCACACGCATTCCTGCGCCTGCTCGCGAAGGTCAGCCGAACGGGCACGCGGTATCTGTGCCTCTGCGGAAACAGCAGGGAGCGCTGCGTCTCGGGCCCGCCGGTCGTCACCGAGGAGGAACTGACCGCGGAACTCGGCTCGCTCTTCGAGATAGTCGATCTCCACGAATTCCGCTTCGACGAATCCCCGGGGAGGGAGGGCCGCCCGCTCGGCTGGTCGGTTTTCATGCGTCGGCGCGGCGGGTGA